DNA from Taeniopygia guttata chromosome 28, bTaeGut7.mat, whole genome shotgun sequence:
CTGCCTTCCCCACTCGGATTGTCTCCCCACAAAGGCGTCCTGCTGGAGTTTGCCGTGTAATCCCCTCATTACGGGCGAGGAGAAAGAATTAGAAACAGGGGGAGCGGAGAAGAAAGGATGGAGGGGGAGGGGGCAGGATTTCCTTGGGCTCCGCAGCCTCTGCCCCAGCGATGGGGTCCGGGGCAGATGCCCCAACCttggtgggatggggatgctgCAGTGATGGGTGTTGTCCCCCCTGGACAGGGATGGCGAGCCTGGGGGCGGCCCTGTGACAGTGTGGGTGGCCTTATGGCTCCCAGTgatgctgcctgcagagccctgcccatgtggagcagaggtggggacaggtgtggggacagggatggggaccaGGCACTGTGAGGACCCAGGGTGAGGACACGGTCGGGGGACCTGCTCTGGGGTCTGGCTGTGGGCCCAGGTGTAGGGACCAGCCATAGGGACCAGCCCCCCTGAACAGCCGTGGGAAGCTGGTATGAAGAGCAGGCAGGGAACACTCAcgaggagcagagcaggggacCAGGCAGGAGGGCCAAGGGGGGGGAGCTGCcatggggcagtgcccagggagaCCAGGCGTGGGCATGAGTCGTGGACTGAGCACCAGGGCCAGGCATGGGAACACCCTGTGGGGGACCAGCTgtgggatccagctgtggggACAATCCCTGAGGGTGCCCATGGGCCCTGGCCTAAGGGGGCGTAGGACAaaggcagccaggctgagggGCAGGGCTACCATTCTTCTCCTCCCCActcccactgctgctcctgggcccCAAAGAATGATGGAAACATCATGGTGGAGGTCCTGGGCCGTGCTGGGGGATGTGCTTGGTGCTGCCTATAGCCTCCCATGTGGGGTGAATTTtgcccttttctttctttgctcaCTTTTACTTTCTCCCAAAACCATCTTCCTGCCACCTGCAACCGCTGCCACCCCCGGGCCTGTCTCGGCTTCCTCCCactcccttcccctccttcccacGCTTCCCCTTTCAGATGGCAAATGTCACTGTGGGGCTTTTGAACCccagcaccctgtgccaggtgGCTGCTGGCCCCTGAGTGGGTCTGTGCCCtcccctccagagctgctggtaGCGAGACCCTGCAGCCCACTCTGTGTCCTGGTGTAGGCCCCGAGGCCATCCCATTGTCCCCCCTGGGGTTGTGATGCTTCACCTGCCCTGCCTCACACTTCTTTGGGGCCTGTGTGATGTTGTCTTGGGGATGGCATGCTACTACCCTGGGGACAGTGTGCCACCACCCcaggggacaggctggggtGCCGTCCCTTGCCCTGGGGACAGACAGTCCACGCCCCAGGGATGGCatgagcagcccctggggaggGGTGACAGCCATGCAGCgctgcaggagtgcaggagagagcagggagctgctgcctgcagaggtgctggggacatccctgggcagaggtgatgtgtggggcaggggccacgtgtggggcagggggacaaACTGGACCCCGCTTGCCCGGATGCCCATGCTGGACATGCTGGACACTGTGACAAACACGGGAGCCGTGTGCCCCGCACTGCTGGCCCTCagcaggtgtccccagggtgccccACTGGCCCGGGGGTGCAGGGAGGTCCCCAGGGTGCGGGTTTGGGGGCGGGGGACTGCCCAGCTGCCCGGCCCCAGTGCTGTGTGCCAGCCCCACGCTGCCACAAGGTGTTGCCTCGCCCGGGGGGAGGCAGCAGGCCGATTTGCCAAATGATTATAATTGCCTTTTAGGAGCAGATAGCAAATTGATTTGCTTCCTTGTCCAAGGCCCGTAATCGCTTCatcactttaaaatattaatgctaTACTTCTTTGCTAGTTTCCCAATTACCCTAATTGAAGGCAAATTGGTTAAGAAGGTGCAATGCAGAGTATCAGGGGGTTTAGTTCACTCAAATGACAGTTTTAAACCTCCCTAATCCTATTAGCTCGCAAAGCTGCTAACGCTTAGAGACGCTGCGTCAGCTTACCGGGGCggtggggccgggccggggggcggcCGGGGGGCGGCCGGGGGCCACTGGCCTCACGTGAGCAGCTCGGCCGGGATTTATCACTTTTTTAGTTCATTAAGAGGCCTTCGGCAGGCGGGGAGGCAGCAGGGTGACCCAAAAGGGTGCTGGGCGGGAGGCAGGTGGCAGCACGGGGAGGGCGGGGGGGCAGCACGATTAGCCAAGGAGACCTGGCGGAGGGTCCTGACCCGAATCCAGCTGGCGCTGGGAGTCCccatgcagccccgctgggagcactgggggagGGCTGCCCATCGGAGCAGGATGGCACCCTGATGTGCAGCGGGGATGGAGGTCTGAGCCTCAGTGCCACCATCTCAGCAGCTGGCACTTGGTGGCGATGCGGGGTGGGATCAGCGCTGTGCtgggtgccacagctgctgacACCCTGTCAGGATCCTGGAGAGACACGCGTGGCACAGGCGGTCCCATCCCGCAGGTGGGGGTTGTGCCTCAAGAGAGAGTTCCCAAATTCTGAAGAAAAGCTGGTGAACGGGGATGAGGATGATGGCAGAGACAGCAGGGATGATGAAGTCAGCAGGGACAGTGGGGCCACCAAACATCCCGAGGCTCCCCAGTGCCAAGCCCAGCCTGTCTCACctccctggctccagcagccacCAGCCTCCGGACTGGTACCCGGAGGGGCTCCAGGGGGAACTGGGCACCTCGTGCATCCAGGGACCTCCTCAGCGGGGCTGAGCCCGATGGCGCTGGGGCAGCGCTGAGCTgggtgacacagctccagcccaccCGCGGCCGTGGGCAGGACGGGCCCCGCCGCCTTTCCGGAGCAGATGGCAGCGGCGTggggaggatggagcagctcagcGCGTCCTTCCTTTCATGCACACACAGCGTGATTCCctccggctccggctccggctccgccgGGAGGTGCCGCTGGGGCCGTACATTTTACACGGGTTCAGCGAGCTTAGTCCTCGGGGACAGGCACTCAGGAAGATTAGACCTCGCTAAAATAGGCAGGTATTAGTGATCTCAGCAGCCCCCGGCCTTCCGGCGAGGCAGCATTTAAGCCAGCGCTGCTGCCCAGCGCCCAGGACAGAGCCCCCggcggggcaggggcagccgGGCACCAGAGGGATGctcagccagagggatgctcagccagagggatgtcACTGCTGCCCGCCCGCGCTGCTCCAGCACGGGGGTAAATGCTCCGCACCCCTCCCGGTGCCGTCCCCAAGGCGTAGCCAGGATGATCACTGGCTCCCAGCGGGGGCTGCTGCAGAAGCAGGGACGGACCCAGTGGCtcaggggacatggggcagcCCGGCTCCAGCGCTGTCATCATATCCCCTccccagccaggacaggggCTGTGTGGGTGCGGGATGTGGCAGGACGACCAGAATGGTGCTGACAGATGCTGTATTTATTGAGCCAAATGGTGCACGGTGCCAGGGCTGGTGAGGGGGGTAACAGCGTCAGGGACCTGCCCCATATGGGGGCTCACACCAGGAGCACCACAAGAGGGACCTGACCATACcggctggaagggacccagcCATTCTGCACCCCTGCACCCCCTGGGAAAGCAAGTGGGAAtggttttgggggagaaaaCCCACGCCTAACGTGTATtgggacccccagccccagtCAGGGCACTGGGAACACCCAGAGCCTCCTCATGCCGTGGCTCCCGGGGCGGGCAGCGCTGCTACATCAGGGCACACTTCTCCCTGAGCTGTCCCACGCCGCCCAGAGCGCGGTCCCGCAGCGCCGGCAGCTCCGCCGGCCGCAGCTTGGCCAGGAAGGCGAAGGCCCCGGcgctgccctcctcctcctcctcctcctcgctgtGCACCATGGCTGCCAGGTCCTGCGGCAGCTCCACCGCCCCTCCAGCCATGTGCAGCTGAGCGTCGTCCCGCTCGTCCTAAAGCGGGTGGGAGAGGGCGTCGGGTGGGGACAGACGCGGTGGAGCGGGGTTGGGGACAGCGAGCAGCCAGCGGTGCTGGGGACACCGTGGGattccagcactgcccagggccacaCTCGGACGCTGGGTGGACAGTGGCGGCAGACAGACGCAGACAGTGGCCGTCTGCTGCCCTCTTCAGGAATGCCTCCAGCCCAGGGGAGTACGGGGCTGCTCCGGGCCATGCAGGGTCAAGGGGAAGCCCCCCGGTCCGCAGACAGGCTGTTCTTACCTGGGCCAGGTGGTACTTGTCTCGCAGGTGCATCCGCACCGTGGCCCGTTCTGCCTTCCTCTGTGCAAACGCCTTGTCCCGCTCGATCCTGCAGCGGGTGCCACACCATCACCCCCTCCTCACCGAGCCCCCAGGACCACCCTGAGCCCCATCACCCTGGTCCTCCTGCAGAGTGGGTCTAGGGCACGAGGGAGAAGGTCTGAGACCCCCAAGAGGGTTCAAGTGGGGATGTGGGAGCAGGAGCCACATGCTGTCCACCCAGCTCAGCACCCAGATTCAGAGGTGGTTGACGAAGGCACCCATTGCAGGAACTCATCTCCctggtgctgagctgctgggttCCCACAGCACCTGGTCCCAGGGAGGTGGGACCTGAATCCAATCCCGTGCTGACCCCCATTCCCCACCCTTGGCTCCAAGGGTGCTGGGTGGAACTACCCTGTGGCTCTGACACCTGGAGGGTTCCCCTTGTCACCTGTGGTGCACGAAGGTGctgtcacagccctgtgccagcccctccATGGACCTCCCATGCTGTGGGGGAGACACACTGAAGGGCACCAGCTCTGCACTGTCTCTTGCCCCAGCtgcctccctgtccctgtccctgtcctgtgccACCTTGGGCAAAGCCCACAGCAGGTGAGATCCTGATTCTGGAGTGTTGGGAGACCCTAGAGACCCTCTCAGCCCCGGCAAAGCCTTacttctcctccagcagctgccgCTGGTACTCCTCAAACTCCTCCCGGGCCACGCTGCTGGGCAGTGCAGCTGCCTTGTCATCCTTGGGGGACCCCTTGGGGGACTCGTCCTTGCCCCCCTGGAAGCTCTTCAGGGCAGCCGTGAAGAAGGAGGCCATGGTgggtggtggtggcagctctTGCCCCAAGGTGCCCAGCGGGTCCCAGTGCCTGCAAGGTCAGTGGGACCAGCCCCAGGGGCACCGCGGATCAGGGGCGGATTAAGGCATTAGGAGGGGAAGGCACAGCCAGGGTGGAAGGACCTTCCCTTTGCTGCACCCAAGGGTGCTTGCAGGGGACAGTGGCAGTGCGGGGGGACAGCAGGTGCTGCCACATCACAGTGATGGGGAGGTGGAAGGAGTTATGGACCTGCAGCACACACTGGGTCAGGCTGACATATCCACCATGAGTCCAAAATTGGGTCAGCACCCAATGGGGCCGGGGCAAGTCCTGGGGAGAGCCCCATGCTGTGGGCACCCAGAACCACGCACACGGGGGGATTGGGGGTGTAGGAAGTCAGCACAGAGGAGATACACGAGGattaccaaaaaaacccagtcgGGGGTCAAAGGGACTGGCAGCAGACGAGGCGGTGGCGGTGCACACCCgcctgcagcagccccgtgcccccGCTAATCCCTGCTCCGTGAGACTCGATTGCTCGGCAGCCTGCGGGGCCGGGGACTCCCCACGGCTGGGGATGTGCCCCGTGCCCATAATCTATATGAAAGCAATTCCCATACAGCCTCTGATTAAAGCATAATCCCCTGCTGCACAGAGCTCCggtgggagaggggctggatggCATCGGGGGTTCCAAGGGCCAGAGCTCCTGGCCCCCCCAGAGCCTTTCACTGGGCTTTGTCAGGCTCCAAGTGAGAGACAGACCTAATTTCACCCCAGAGGCTTAAAGATGCTGTTGAACTAATTTCTTTGGTTTAATCAAAAAGCCCAAATCCACGTGGTTTAGCTGGCTATGCCAGCATCCTCATGtggggctgggtgctggggcagagctgagtCAGGGTGGGATCTCATGATCCAGTGAGTGGACATTCCAGTCCTGTTTCCCATCACTGGGAGTCTCAGCTCGAAGGGACCCCACATGCAGCAtctgctcctggggctgagcaCAAGGGGTGTGGGCATGGCTCCTTTGGGGCCATGCTCCCCTTTGGGGTGGGCCAGGGGAGATCCATCCCATGGCAACCTTCTCTGGGCTGTGTGGCGAGTAGAAGGACTGTTCTGGGATGGAGGGGGGCTGCTGCCCCATCTCCACAGGGAGAGAGCAGCACCATGGACCTTCCTGTTCCTGGCCCCTATTGCTCTGCCACAGCCAGCCCTGGAGGATCTAGGGGCTTCAAGTCCCGTGTCCTGGTAGCAGGATGGGGTTAAATGTCCCTCAGGTGCTTCAGCTCCTTCTGTAGcttctctgtgagtttcttgAAGGACGGGCGCTTgcctggctccagctcccagcagctcttcaTCAGGGCATAGACGGTGGGTGGGCAGCCCTCGGGGGCGTCCATGCGGtacccctgctccagcagctctgtcacCTCCTTCAGGGCCTGCCAGGATGGAGAAGCCAGCTGGCAacccccttccctgctctgctcagggagCAACGGGATGTCCCTGTCCCGTAAGTGCCACTGGGGTGTAAGCTGTGGTGCTCCCTGGCACAGTGCTCACCAGTTTAGGGTAGGGTGCCCGTCCAAAGGAAAAGGTTTCCCACAGGAGGATCCCGTAGCTCCACACGTCCGACTTGGAGGAGAATTTCTGTGGCGGCAGGAGAGGGGGAGgctgagggctgtgctgggtcCCTGTTGCTTGCCAAGGGTGAGACACAGGACAGTGACTGCCCCCTGCCCCGCCTCAGCTCCCCAGGGTGTGAACACCCCCCCAGTCCCATCATCCTGCCCCAATTCCCACTGCACACCTGCTCAGGACTGAGACAGAATTTTGGGAGATGCAGggctgacagtgccagaggccagcatgggacagggaatgggaacaaGCAGGGACAACCCAAGGGTATGAGATACTTTGGAAGGACCCcctggccagcccagcccctctcacTGTCCCTCACATTGTGCTTCAGGGCCTCTGGTGCTGTCC
Protein-coding regions in this window:
- the LOC105758928 gene encoding complexin-3-like encodes the protein MASFFTAALKSFQGGKDESPKGSPKDDKAAALPSSVAREEFEEYQRQLLEEKIERDKAFAQRKAERATVRMHLRDKYHLAQDERDDAQLHMAGGAVELPQDLAAMVHSEEEEEEEGSAGAFAFLAKLRPAELPALRDRALGGVGQLREKCALM